A region from the Paenarthrobacter aurescens genome encodes:
- a CDS encoding type II toxin-antitoxin system VapB family antitoxin, which yields MIFKAVGEGRPYPDHGYSAPRDWAALPPRPVRLDELVTTKRTLDLEALLAEDSTFFGDLFPHVVQYQGVMYLEDGLHRAVRTALHQRTAIHARVLVIDG from the coding sequence GTGATCTTCAAAGCTGTGGGCGAGGGACGCCCGTACCCTGACCATGGATACTCTGCGCCGCGGGACTGGGCTGCCCTGCCCCCACGCCCTGTCCGCCTCGATGAACTCGTTACCACCAAACGGACCCTGGATTTGGAGGCATTGTTGGCTGAGGACTCAACCTTCTTCGGTGATTTGTTCCCTCACGTGGTCCAGTATCAAGGGGTTATGTACCTCGAGGACGGACTTCACAGGGCAGTCCGCACGGCACTCCACCAGAGGACAGCCATTCACGCACGTGTATTGGTGATCGATGGCTAG
- a CDS encoding stealth family protein: MTQAQVDPIYHGSPSVEEDTIAEAITPAVVAHLKHRSDVVRHRGRYALVNSDLTPQQAMVSDLLAVRAALDAAGIDFILVRGNDERPVIAVDWESRKDVRKALVTAFRNEPFYSMTVDAKKKTSMLVADGDLSANRKARIFRLYRPRVEIGGGLWYGPALGVQLELWRFEGDHLELPVENSLTRRTMLRQDAVRGTVQRHGLSWPTIENMFADHASDIDFDIDIVFSWVDGSDPEYIARRRAQQAEAVLGEGDDHEARFRQINELKYALRSVHMFAPWIRRIFIATDSPAPEWLADHPSVTIVRSEEFFADPTVLPTHNSQAVECQLHHIKDLSEHFLYSNDDMFFGRPVGPDMFFTPGGITKFIEADTRIGLGENDAERSGFENAARVNRKLLWERFGRITTRHLEHTAAPLRRSVVAQMEKEFPAEFAKTAGSRFRAADNISVTNSFYHYYALLTGRAVTQTSAKVRYVDSTMWAGLHYLPKLLAKRHMDFFCLNDGSFPEVEANERADLVTDFLEKYFPVKAPWEK; encoded by the coding sequence ATCACACAAGCACAGGTCGATCCGATTTACCACGGCAGCCCGTCCGTCGAAGAGGACACGATTGCCGAGGCAATCACCCCTGCCGTCGTCGCGCATCTTAAGCACAGGTCCGACGTCGTTCGTCACCGCGGGCGGTACGCCCTGGTCAACAGCGACCTCACCCCGCAGCAAGCCATGGTGTCCGATCTCCTGGCTGTCCGGGCCGCCCTGGACGCCGCGGGCATCGATTTCATTCTGGTGCGCGGAAACGATGAACGCCCCGTCATTGCCGTTGACTGGGAGTCCCGCAAGGACGTCCGCAAGGCATTGGTCACCGCGTTCCGGAACGAGCCCTTCTACTCCATGACCGTGGACGCCAAGAAGAAGACCTCCATGCTGGTAGCTGACGGCGATCTCTCGGCGAACCGGAAAGCCCGGATCTTCCGCCTCTACCGGCCCCGCGTGGAGATTGGCGGCGGACTTTGGTACGGGCCGGCGCTGGGTGTGCAGCTTGAACTGTGGAGGTTCGAGGGCGATCACTTGGAACTGCCGGTGGAGAACTCCCTCACGCGCCGGACCATGCTGCGTCAGGATGCCGTGCGCGGCACAGTCCAGCGGCATGGCCTGTCCTGGCCCACCATTGAGAACATGTTCGCCGATCACGCCAGCGACATCGACTTCGACATTGACATCGTCTTCTCCTGGGTTGATGGCAGCGATCCTGAGTACATTGCCAGGAGGCGTGCACAGCAGGCCGAGGCTGTCCTCGGTGAGGGTGATGACCACGAGGCACGCTTCCGCCAGATCAATGAGCTGAAGTACGCGTTGCGTTCGGTGCACATGTTCGCCCCGTGGATCCGGCGTATCTTCATTGCCACCGACTCCCCCGCGCCGGAATGGCTGGCCGATCACCCGTCAGTGACGATCGTCCGCAGTGAAGAGTTCTTCGCCGATCCCACCGTGCTTCCCACCCACAACTCCCAGGCCGTGGAGTGCCAGCTGCACCACATCAAGGACCTCTCGGAGCACTTCCTGTACTCCAATGACGACATGTTCTTTGGCCGTCCCGTTGGGCCGGACATGTTCTTCACTCCCGGGGGCATCACGAAGTTCATTGAGGCAGATACGCGTATTGGGCTGGGCGAGAATGATGCTGAGCGCAGCGGTTTTGAGAATGCAGCCCGCGTGAACCGCAAGCTGCTGTGGGAGCGCTTCGGCCGGATCACCACCCGGCACCTTGAGCACACTGCCGCGCCGTTGCGCCGCAGCGTGGTGGCGCAGATGGAGAAGGAGTTCCCGGCCGAGTTCGCCAAGACCGCCGGCAGCCGTTTCCGGGCCGCGGACAACATCTCCGTGACCAACTCGTTCTACCACTACTACGCACTGCTCACCGGCCGTGCCGTGACGCAGACCAGCGCCAAGGTCAGATACGTGGACTCCACCATGTGGGCCGGGCTGCACTACCTGCCCAAGCTCCTGGCGAAGCGTCACATGGATTTCTTCTGCCTCAATGACGGCAGTTTCCCTGAGGTTGAAGCCAATGAGCGCGCGGACCTGGTGACTGACTTCCTGGAGAAGTACTTCCCCGTCAAGGCGCCTTGGGAGAAGTAA
- a CDS encoding glutathione peroxidase, with product MTSLYSIPLTFNDGTEADFGRFEGKAVLVVNVASKCGFTRQYAGLEELYGKYRGQGLEILGVPCNQFGGQEPGADHEIAEFCERNFGVSFPLTSKANVLGKEQHPLFAELTQDADGQPVKVKWNFEKFVINREGELVARFPSAVEPDSEDLIEALEEALA from the coding sequence ATGACCAGCCTTTACAGCATTCCCCTTACTTTCAACGATGGCACCGAAGCAGATTTCGGCCGGTTTGAGGGCAAAGCGGTCCTGGTGGTGAACGTGGCTTCGAAGTGCGGTTTCACGCGCCAGTATGCAGGCCTTGAGGAGCTGTACGGCAAGTACCGCGGCCAGGGCCTGGAAATCCTGGGAGTGCCCTGCAACCAGTTCGGCGGGCAGGAGCCCGGCGCGGACCACGAAATCGCAGAATTCTGTGAGCGGAACTTCGGTGTTTCCTTCCCGTTGACCAGCAAAGCCAACGTCCTGGGCAAGGAGCAGCACCCACTCTTCGCGGAGCTGACCCAGGACGCTGATGGGCAGCCCGTCAAAGTGAAGTGGAACTTCGAGAAGTTCGTCATAAACCGTGAGGGAGAACTTGTTGCCCGGTTCCCATCCGCAGTGGAGCCTGACTCCGAAGACCTGATAGAAGCATTGGAAGAAGCGCTGGCGTAA
- a CDS encoding LytR C-terminal domain-containing protein — translation MTQLHGHHVVTGPELRATFAEDELVNKTRFRRRLLHGIVLVLLVGLIAAGAVGAWAIMNGVVKVPTAIASKAPTSLCPATTFDYVPNETVTLNVFNATSRAGLAGTVADQFKARGFKVASVDNSDTAYSGVGVVVSGVKGQAAAFNIQRNIAGTDYFEDNREDESVDVILTPDFEGLVEPQLVDQTPGMLECPREDLRIADNAKWPIIPTRPPGQ, via the coding sequence GTGACGCAACTCCATGGCCACCACGTGGTCACAGGCCCTGAGCTGAGGGCCACCTTCGCCGAGGATGAGCTGGTGAACAAAACCCGCTTCCGGCGGAGGCTGCTCCACGGAATCGTCCTGGTCCTGCTGGTAGGCCTCATAGCCGCGGGGGCCGTGGGTGCATGGGCCATTATGAACGGCGTGGTCAAAGTCCCCACTGCAATAGCCAGCAAAGCTCCAACCAGCCTGTGCCCTGCCACCACGTTCGATTACGTGCCGAACGAGACCGTGACTCTCAACGTTTTCAACGCCACCTCCCGTGCCGGGCTGGCCGGAACAGTGGCGGACCAGTTCAAGGCCCGTGGCTTCAAAGTGGCCTCAGTGGACAACAGCGATACCGCTTATTCGGGCGTGGGCGTGGTGGTTTCAGGGGTCAAAGGCCAAGCCGCAGCGTTCAACATCCAACGCAACATCGCCGGAACTGACTACTTTGAGGACAACCGCGAGGACGAGTCGGTGGACGTGATCCTGACCCCGGATTTCGAGGGCCTGGTGGAACCACAGCTGGTGGATCAGACTCCGGGGATGCTGGAGTGCCCGCGGGAGGATCTGCGGATTGCAGACAACGCCAAATGGCCCATCATTCCCACGCGTCCCCCGGGGCAGTGA
- a CDS encoding alpha/beta hydrolase → MGIAFDDGAADALITAANSADEVLRAEGGFLCGAVERAVQDFNGSYGRLFKDACGIRSDDRGKLSGVLAVLAQDVGEAKHRAQQEKNRQKNMDAWQQRDNIRKQRLLSGNIAEASATVATMVLDPMPERTPVPAPAVSAVFSPRERPRFAGGPGTGTTSADPSELRGFASVSRTATNTLNSHFAAVRNAWGSFTASCSWVTIETESFVAGFEQLLAANAADADWIEQVATAFETAGSGAVADSMLNGLFIQYAAPNQVGLNDIAGLNAAQLTTWLAVPSNKARLQELLQNQEYKPAVTAAWWSSLGHTVDDGTGKVTLGETQQLLISTFPSIIGNLQGVSYTARNQANQLVLTQMLKEFDVFVHETAVGRHPTAPPWINTPGYLDRLRSIKTALETGQHGAAKQLISLNLDQPGAAISVGDLDAAKVTTYQVPGVDTTVTKSMPDLALAADTQYHQQLRVAQLNDTHAGTPPRLAVVGWVAFEPAPAAGVFDDANARTGGSFLSKDINTLAAVQNSLGNTASNNISGLSYGTLTAQAAAVEGMAVDSINLNADIGVLKGVAGVQDFHLNPGADVYQTKFTVDNVSDIGNVSRERIQGFHYQTNQAPQGGPSFTVPVPAYGAIQIGADGVGTDAGSLTPLSTENHGWLEDGEKLGYASLNTESSFNQAYVSLGLTDKLTNSGEPVEHHE, encoded by the coding sequence ATGGGAATTGCTTTTGATGACGGCGCGGCCGACGCGCTGATCACTGCCGCGAACTCTGCCGACGAGGTTCTGCGGGCCGAGGGAGGCTTCCTGTGCGGGGCCGTGGAGCGGGCAGTGCAGGACTTCAACGGCAGCTACGGGCGTCTCTTCAAGGACGCCTGCGGCATCAGGTCCGATGATCGCGGCAAGCTTTCAGGTGTCCTCGCGGTTCTGGCCCAGGACGTCGGCGAGGCCAAGCACAGGGCCCAGCAAGAGAAAAACCGGCAAAAGAACATGGACGCCTGGCAGCAACGCGACAACATCCGCAAACAGCGCCTGCTCTCCGGGAACATCGCCGAAGCATCGGCGACAGTCGCCACCATGGTCCTGGACCCGATGCCCGAGAGAACGCCGGTCCCAGCACCGGCTGTTTCAGCTGTGTTTTCTCCGCGGGAACGGCCCCGGTTCGCCGGCGGACCAGGAACCGGAACCACCTCGGCTGACCCGAGCGAGCTCCGCGGCTTCGCCTCAGTGTCCCGGACGGCCACGAACACCCTGAACTCACACTTTGCCGCAGTCCGGAATGCCTGGGGCAGCTTCACAGCATCGTGTTCCTGGGTGACCATCGAGACTGAATCTTTTGTTGCTGGTTTTGAGCAGCTGCTCGCCGCCAACGCAGCAGATGCCGATTGGATAGAGCAGGTCGCCACCGCATTCGAAACAGCAGGCAGTGGCGCCGTCGCAGACAGCATGCTCAATGGGCTCTTCATCCAGTACGCAGCACCAAACCAAGTCGGCTTGAACGACATCGCTGGCCTGAACGCCGCGCAACTGACAACCTGGCTTGCCGTACCTTCGAACAAAGCCCGGCTCCAGGAACTCCTGCAGAACCAGGAGTACAAGCCTGCCGTGACCGCAGCATGGTGGAGCAGCCTCGGCCACACAGTAGATGACGGCACCGGCAAAGTTACCCTCGGCGAGACCCAGCAACTCCTCATCAGTACGTTCCCGTCGATCATCGGAAATCTGCAAGGGGTTTCCTACACTGCAAGGAATCAGGCCAACCAACTGGTACTGACGCAGATGCTGAAAGAATTCGACGTCTTCGTGCATGAAACTGCGGTGGGGCGGCATCCCACTGCACCACCGTGGATCAATACTCCGGGATATTTGGATCGACTTCGGAGCATCAAAACCGCCCTGGAAACCGGGCAGCATGGCGCTGCGAAGCAACTGATCAGCCTCAATCTCGATCAGCCCGGCGCTGCTATCAGCGTGGGAGACCTCGATGCAGCCAAAGTCACCACCTACCAGGTCCCTGGCGTCGACACGACCGTGACCAAAAGCATGCCGGACCTCGCCTTGGCCGCTGACACGCAATATCATCAGCAACTTCGTGTTGCACAGCTGAACGACACCCACGCGGGTACCCCACCTCGACTGGCTGTGGTGGGATGGGTAGCTTTCGAACCGGCCCCGGCGGCTGGGGTCTTCGATGACGCCAATGCCCGGACAGGCGGGTCGTTCCTGAGCAAGGACATCAACACCCTTGCCGCCGTTCAGAACAGTTTGGGAAACACCGCCAGCAACAACATTTCAGGCTTGTCCTATGGCACGTTGACGGCCCAGGCTGCGGCAGTGGAGGGCATGGCCGTAGACAGCATCAATCTTAATGCCGACATTGGCGTGCTGAAGGGTGTAGCAGGTGTCCAGGACTTCCATCTGAACCCGGGCGCTGATGTGTACCAAACCAAATTCACCGTCGACAACGTATCCGACATTGGAAATGTGAGCAGAGAACGCATTCAGGGATTCCACTATCAGACCAATCAGGCTCCCCAAGGTGGACCTTCGTTCACGGTTCCCGTCCCGGCGTACGGAGCAATACAGATCGGGGCCGACGGCGTGGGTACTGATGCGGGAAGTCTAACGCCACTGTCAACAGAGAATCATGGCTGGCTCGAGGACGGTGAGAAGCTTGGGTATGCATCTCTCAATACTGAGTCAAGCTTCAACCAAGCATATGTCTCTCTGGGGCTCACGGATAAGCTGACCAATTCAGGAGAGCCCGTGGAACATCACGAATGA
- a CDS encoding phosphodiesterase, whose amino-acid sequence MELIEAEYPKPGHVLLHLSDLHLVGGPGTLHGSVDSAARLNEICEQIIASRIRPEAIIFTGDLADKGELEAYERLREMIEPLCASLGAKAIWAMGNHDNRANFRSAFADASAASKPQDPVDRSYFVNGLRIITLDTTVPGHHYGELSESQLEWLADELATPAPDGTILALHHPPVPCVQDLAVLVELRGQAALAAVVRNTDVRTILGGHLHYSTTASFAGIPVSVASATCYTQDLAVRAGGQRGRDGAQSYNMIHVYEHTIVHSVVPMSGGVTVGEPLDADEVQRRLAAAGIRIPHESRVGAHTSPGTHTSSLPLVSPGSFTSPKAP is encoded by the coding sequence ATGGAGCTCATCGAGGCCGAATACCCCAAACCAGGTCATGTGCTTTTGCACCTGAGCGATCTTCACCTGGTGGGTGGTCCCGGCACGCTCCACGGCTCGGTTGACAGCGCAGCCAGGCTCAATGAGATCTGCGAACAAATCATCGCCTCAAGGATCAGGCCCGAGGCCATCATTTTCACGGGAGACCTGGCGGACAAAGGCGAGCTGGAAGCTTACGAGCGTCTCCGCGAGATGATTGAGCCGTTGTGCGCTTCCCTCGGGGCGAAGGCCATTTGGGCCATGGGCAACCATGACAACCGGGCGAACTTCCGCTCAGCTTTTGCTGATGCCTCTGCGGCCAGCAAGCCACAGGACCCCGTGGACCGCAGCTACTTTGTCAACGGACTCCGGATCATCACCCTGGATACCACGGTACCCGGACACCACTACGGTGAACTGTCAGAGTCACAACTGGAATGGCTGGCCGATGAACTGGCCACCCCGGCCCCGGACGGCACTATCCTGGCCCTCCACCACCCGCCGGTGCCGTGCGTGCAGGACCTCGCCGTGTTGGTGGAGCTACGCGGCCAAGCCGCACTGGCCGCCGTCGTGCGTAATACTGACGTCCGCACCATCCTGGGTGGCCACCTGCATTACTCCACGACGGCGAGCTTCGCCGGCATCCCGGTATCGGTCGCCTCAGCTACGTGCTACACCCAGGACCTGGCGGTGCGCGCCGGCGGACAACGGGGGCGTGACGGAGCGCAGTCGTACAACATGATCCACGTCTACGAACACACCATTGTGCATTCTGTGGTGCCCATGTCCGGTGGCGTCACAGTGGGCGAGCCCTTGGACGCCGACGAAGTTCAGCGGCGGCTGGCGGCCGCGGGCATCCGCATTCCGCACGAATCCCGGGTGGGCGCCCATACCTCGCCGGGCACCCACACGTCTTCGCTGCCGCTTGTCTCGCCAGGCTCTTTTACTTCTCCCAAGGCGCCTTGA